GAaagcgcagctcgcccaaggccaagcgccgcggccgaaGAAGCGCAAAGTTAAAGCAAGCGAGTAGCGATAGATGTAAACTACGTATACCCTATCGCGTGGGTATCAGTGCGCCGGTgggcgcgcgacgctcggcggaGGCTGGGAGAAGTTGGGCGGCGGCTGGGCGAAGTTGGGCGGGGGCACGCTCATATTCGGCGGGGGCACGCTCATATTCGGCGGAGGCACCGTGATCGGCGGGCGCACTGACGGCGGGGGCACcgtcggcacggcgcctgtcggcagcggcggcggcggcgtggtgATCGGTCCCTGTCCCAGCGGCGGGCGCACTGCGTCAGACATGCAACGTACccatcggcggcgggcgcccgTACGGCCCCAGGAGCTCAAGAGGCGGCGGGTATCCCCGCTTTTGGTAGTCCTTCATCAACGTATCCACCACTCCCTGGATCTCGTACGGCGGAAGGGCTGCGTAAGAAGAAAAAACGTACATGCATAATAGTCGCGCACATTCTGCAGATGGTTCCTGCCGCAGTTATGGGCCTTGCGCACTGCGTTAGTACTTTTGCGACCTACCCGACGTCGAGTCGTGCGTAAGGAACACGTCACAATAGTCTGGGGTCAGCTACGTCACGTACCGCAATAGTGCTTCCCCATCGCTTCGTGGAGGTAGCAGAAAATGCACGTGGCGCGCCCGCCGGTTTTCTCCCCAGCACTGACCACTGGAGGATGTCGCAGAGCCTACTGGCGCACCTGCAGCATGCGCTGATCCGCATTGCGACGATCTCCCCCCGCGTGCTTGCGAGTCCTCCGACGcagccgaggcgcgcgagtgTGGCGCTCATTGTGCGCATTCGTCCCgctgccgaggacgagtcGTGGCTCCAGTCGAAATGGCGGCATGGCGAGGTGAAGGAGGAGGATGCGCACTACTTCCCCTCGATGACACGTACGTCTCTATGCTTACACAGAACAAGACGCAAACGGCACGTTGAGTAccgaggcgcgtctgcgGCAGTTCTTCTCCCTACCGTgggtgcagcgcggcacggccgagcTGTTGTTCATcaagcgcgctgcgcgcgagaaCGACCAGTGGTCGTCGCACGTCGCGTTCCCTGGTGGCCGTCGTGACGAGGAGGATGAAAGTGGCCTGTAcacggcgatgcgcgaaaCCTGGGAGGAAGTCGGGATCGACCTTGCCGAGAAAGAATTCCTGCAGGTCGGTCACCTCGAGGACCGCGAAATTACGAGCAGCCTCGGAAAGCGCCTCTTGATGATTTTGAGCCCGTATGGTACGTGCTGCTGCTCATCCAGTTTTCCTGCAGCTTTCGCCCTTCTCGCAACCGCCCCACCTGCAGCCGAGCGAAGTCGAGTCGGCGCAGTGGGTCCCGCTCAACCTGCTCTTTACGCCCAAGCCCAAGTGGGGCACCATCCACATCGACTTTGCGCGCCAtgcgccgaggagctctgcagtgcgcggcatgctgcgcctgctcatCGGCAAGATGTCGTTCCGGTGCATTGAGCTCCCCAACCGCCCGACCGCCCTCGCGGAGATCAACGAGAACGACCCGTCGGTGTCGACTGCGGGCCTGATGCCTAAGGCGGACCTTCCCGATGCAAAgagcgaggacgacgacggcgtcACGCGGCAGCTCACCGACTCGGAGCAGGACTACATGGAGCAGTGCACGCCGCACCTGCAGCTGTGGGGCCTCACGCTCGGCATGACGCTCGACTTTCTCGCGCACATGTCGACGCACAATATGCACCTGCTcccccgcgacgcgcgctcCAAGACgattgtcgagcgcgtcatGGCCTACACGCCCTCGAGCTGGTTGCTTGGCGCGCCCGACGGGGGCGTGCccgtgcgcaaggcgccgagcgtcgtcgaggtgtTCCCGCGCTTCAGCTACCCCGATGTCAACTTCTGGATCTGGGTGTTTGGGTGGCGCTACCGCGTCATCCAGCGCGGCTGGGAGCGGAGTATCGGCACCGAgatggagcgccgcgcgcactggtcgggccttgcgctcgccgcatTCTAGTACGTCGCTATACTAACCCAGCTCGTGCGTCCGCCGTgctctcctcgtcgcgatcgtcctgcgcgcgctcggcctcgtgaGCCTGACGGGCTTTGTGTCTTAtatcgccgtgcgccggatGCGCCGGATGCGCGCCACTGCATAATAGCAAGCTGTAGTCTATGCAAGAATCATGTCTACTTGTTCAGCTCCTCGGTGCGCTTCTGCAGCTCCTCTTTCGCTGCGTTAGACTCGCGACGTACACAGAGGCTTGTCGAGGTTGTTGGCGGTCTCTGCATCGAGCTTCTGGATGCCCGGCGTGGCGGGCGCACCcgacgcaagcgccgcgttGCCACCCACTTTGGGGTCCGTGCTGGGGTTGTTGCTCGTCGCGGGGTGCGGCCTGCGTCAGATCAGCCACCTACTGGATCGAGATCTTCTGGTCGTCAGACATGGCGGgtctcgtgcagcgccaccGCGGGGATGCGCACGGGCAGTGGAGAGCCATGTGGCAAACCTCCACGTGCCTATGCGCGATCGGAACGCGCTGACTTGACGCATAGGGTAGGCCGAGGAAATCCGCCGAGCACGGGCGGTGTTTGGTCCCTGACGACGACGTTGAGGATGCTGTACACCCGTACCGTCCTGGGCCTCCTGGCCCTATTTCACGCTGCGGGCGTGCTTGCCAACACGCCTATCCTTCCTCGTGACGACTCGCACGGACCCGAGCAGCCGGACACCGCGCCGAACCTGCCGGAAATCCCCCAGGTGCCGTTCCTGGGCAACGACTCGATGCCGTACAGCGCGCCGTTTTACCCTTCGCCCaacacctcgacgcgcggctGGTGGAAGGAGGCcgtggagcgcgcgcgcagcgatgTCGACAAGCTCAATGTGACGGACCTCGTGGCGCTCGTGACGGGCGTCGGCTACGGCAACGGCCGCTGTGTCGGCAACATTGCCGCTGTGCCCAAGATCGGCTTCGAGGGCCTGTGTCTGCAGGACTCGCCCGCGGGCCTCCGCCAGGTCGACCGCGCCACCGCATTCCCAGACGGCAtgacgaccgccgcgacctTTTCCAAGGAGCTCTTTtacgagcgcggcgtcgccatGGCCCAGGAATTCCGCACCAAGGGCGCGCATGTGCAGCTCGGCCCTATGATCAACgtcgcacgctcgccgacggccggACGCAACTGGGAGGGCTTTGGCGCCGATCCGTACGTgaacggcgaggcggcctTCTATAcgacgctcggcatgcAGTCGCAAGGCGTCCAGGCTACGCTGAAGCACTACCTCGCCAACGAGCAGGAGCATTTCCGCAACACCGGCTCGTCGAacctcgacggccgcacggagcgcgagctgtaCCTGCACCCCTTTTTGCGTGGTATCCAGGCAGGTGCCGTCTCGGTCATGTGTGGCTACAATCTCGTGAACAACTCGTGGGCGTGCCAGAACTCGGAGCTGCTCAATGCGCGCCTCAAGACCGAGCTTGGGTTCCAGGGCTACGTCATGACCGACTGGggcgcgcaccgctcgGGTGTCGCCTCGGCCAACGCCGGCCTCGACATGTCGATGCCGGGTGGCACGTCATGCTGCGAGTTCAATCTTACCTCGAGCTACTGGGGTCCGAACCTGACCGACGCGGTGACCAACAGCACGGTGGCCAAGACGCGTCTCGACGATatggcgacgcgcgtcctcgccgcgTACTATTTCCTGCACCAGGACAAGGAATATCCCAAGGTCAACTTTGACTTTATCGACCACCTCAACCCCGCGACGAACGAGGCGGTGGATGCGACGCAGGACCACGACACGATCGCACGCAcagtcggcgccgcgggctcGGTCCTCCTCAAGAACGAGCGTAatgcgctgccgctgcaCAAGCCGCGCAAGATCGCCGTGATcggtgccgacgccgcgccgatgcTCCTCGGCCCGAACTACTACACGGACCGCATCGGTCCCCCGTCGAGCATTGTTGGCCAGGGCTGGGGCTCGGGCACGGTCGACTACAGCTACTTGATCTCACcgtacgaggcgctccagcaCCGCGCACGCAAGGACCGCACCGCGATCAACTGGTCGCTGGATGACTACGACCTGAAGAATGCGCAGACGGTCGCCAACTACacggacgccgcgctggtcTTTGTCACGTCGCTTTCCGGCGAAGGCTACGGCACGGTGCCCCAGGCGCCGGACGGCAACATGGGCGACCGCAACAACATGACGCTCTGGAacggcggcgaggagctcgtcaaGGCGGTCGCTGCGATGCACAACAACACgatcgtcgtcgtgcacTCGGTCGGCGCTGTGCTCATCGAGGACTGGATCGAGCACCCGAACATTACTGCGGTCGTGTTTGCCCACCTCGGCGGCTCGGAGAGCGGCAACAGTATCACGGACGTGCTCTACGGCGAGTACAACCccgccggccgcctgcCGTACTCGATCGCAAAGAAGCGCGAAGACTATGGCGCAGAAGTCTTGTACAATGACAAGGCGCCGCACCCCCAGGTCAACTATACCGAAGGCCTGCTGATCGACTACCGCCACATTGACGCAAAGCGCATCACGCCGCGCTTCGAGTTCGGGTTCGGCCTGTCCTACACCAACTTTAGCTACGCCGACCTGGACGTGgaccgcgtcgacggcaAGCACGGTGGCACCTGGAACGGACGCTGGCACGGCAagcgtgcgccggacggCCTGCCGGACTGGCTCTTTGAGCCCATGTACAACATCTCCTACTCGGTCAAAAACacgggcgagcgcgacggccacGAAGTCCCGCAGCTGTACCTCGCCTTCCcgccctcgagcggcgagccCCCCCGTGTGCTCCGCGACTTTGAGCGCGTGTGGGTGCCCAAGGGCAAGACCGTCTCTCTCTCTCATACGCTCAGCCACTACGACGTGTCAGTCTGGAACACGACCCAGCAGCAGTGGCTGCAGCCCGAGGGCCGCATCGAGGTGCTtgtcggcgcgtcgtcgcgcgacaTTCGCCTGAATGCGACTCTCTACGATCCATAACGCCACAGACATTCGTTGCACTATCATTACGCCATCTTTTGAAacttgcgcgcgccgagcgtcgatTGGTCGGCGGCCATAGGAATGCTCACCGCCGATGCATGCCACGGTGCAGgctgcgctggcgcttCGTAGACTGGCGGGCTCGGtgtcgccggcgcactcgTCCACGCACCGCCCACAAactgcgcggcggagcggcgggggacgctcgacggcatGCCGGCTTGGTCGTACTtcttgcgcggcgtgctcgacgcggcgggcggGACATACTGGCTGAtggccggcgcgacgtgcgcgaccaGCAACCGGCGGAAGCGTACCGTGGGCCAAAAGAGGGGAATACGCGCAGGGAGCAAGAGCGACAGCTCCTTGGAGCGAtccgcctgcggcgcagtcGGCAGCACCGCGGCCTGCGACCCGAGTGCCGTGCTCTGTGGCTGGGGATCCGCAAGCAATGCGAGCACCGAACAGATCGGAAAGACGAGCATAAAAAGCATCAAGTTCAAGAGCCCGCTCGGGTGGAAAAAGGACACGGCGgtcgacggcacgccgaaGCCGATCAGGTACGACCAGTGCGACTCGCTGAAGCGGAGGCGCTGTGTGAGTCTTGCAACGTACCTTTTCCAGCGACCATCCCCGCACCGCCCAGATCTGTTCGAAGCAAAAGTAGCCGTCGACCATCGACATGACCAGgaacgcgagcggcggcccGAGGTAGGGAATGCACTGCAGGCCAAAGCACACCACCGAGTAGTTGACAAtcagcgcaaggcggcaCACGTGCTCGACCCACGTCGTcgcctgcaggcgctggcgtATGCCAGCGACCTTGACGTTCTGTGCAGAGtacgcggcctcggcgacgcccGTCGTCCAGGTCGAGGCCATCAAGTAGCTCCCGGCAATCAGAGGGTATAACCAGAATGCACTCGAGACCGAGCCGACCCACACGGCGGAAGTATCCTCGTTCTCGAACGAATCTGCCTCGTCGTACCACGTCCGCGACGGAAGCATGGTGAGACGGAAAAAGTATACGAGCGCGCACACGGCGGTGCTGAGCAGCAGGCCCTTGAGCAGTCCCATCCGCAGTTCGGACGACCTGTGTGAGGAGAGCAAGAGACGTACATCTGTACCAGTCCCATGGCGCGCTTCCAGCGATTGGCATCCGTCCAGCCGCCGTACGCCCAGCGTGCGTGCAGCTTGGCGCTCCGGGCGAGGCTCATCCTCGGGGCGTGGATCGTGGGCCCCTTGGCGCTCCACAGACCCGGAGTCGACGAAGGCCACCCAGCATCGTAGTCCTCATCCAGCTGTGACGTAATGCTTGCGTCTGTGTCCAAGTCGACCGACTGTAGGACGACGCGATCGTGACGTCCCATGGCCCCTGCACGTCGAAAAGCTTGCCGTCGAAACCAAGGGCGTTGCTGACTAAGCACGTGTTGTTTACGGAGCGACACGATGCCGAAAGAGCTGCCCAAGGTCGACTTGGAGCACCCAAGCGACCTGGACTATATCATCAACGCAGTACGAAAGTATGCGTTAGATGCAGGGAAAGAGCGCTTGCGGGCGCGTGggctgcacggcgccgcgtcctcgctcgaggacacgctcgagcacgcggtgGAGCGCGTACGTTGCCTGACTGACACAGTGGGTCTATGCCGCGCGCACACGGCTCATGCACAACGTGCTGATCAATGGCATGACCTTTTCCGAATACAGCAAGCAGGCAGCGGCTACGGAACCAttcgacgaggcgctcgcgaacAAGGTCGACACCTTGGCCGAGGaagtcgacgagctcgcggagcgcgtcgtctcTTGCCGCAAGGCGATCCCTACTGCCTATGCACAGGCGGTCCAGCGCCGCTCCGAGGCgcttggcacgctcgccgatgcgcgcgaAGAGCGGCgacagcgccgcctgcgcaccgcgaAACCCCGCGCACGCTTCCCCGCGCTGGCCAAAGGCGAGCCTCTGAGTGTCGATCTCGAAGCCAAGGGCCGGTCTGAGGATGCGTTGCGCACCGTATATACCCAGCTGGAGCAGCTCCGCGTGGTACGTATGTCACCTTCTCATGGCAGAATCTATTGGAGCGTGCATCTGCAGCCGAAGATCAGGAACGGCTGGTTCGGCGGCTTCGGCAAATGCCCCCTTAGCGCCTCCATTGGCCTACGCTAAACCGGGAATAAAGGTTTGTGACGTTCGCCTGTCCAATCTGGGAGGCCCGATGCGCATGCGCCACTGCTGCCTCtgcggagcgccgcctgcggtAGCTGCGGGACTTTGTGCTATAGGTCAAACATAATTGGTTGCGCCTGTCGATGAACCCTCATACAGGGAGGTGCTGACAAAGCAATTCCGAAAAACCAAAAATAATTTCGTCGGAATCCGGCGCATTACCGGCTCAGCAGCGCGGTGCAGCCCGAAGTCGGTGCGAGCGCATGTTTCGTTGGCTTGGCTCAGCGACAGTGCAGCAACGACATTTGTTCACCGCTCCCCTCTCAGGAATCCATCGCACCACGACCAACATCATGGCTATCGAGAAGCAGAAGGTCGCCATTATCGGCTCAGGCAACTGGTACGTTTAGAGCAAGCGAGCAAGCAGCTAACACTGCGCAGGGGTAGCGCCATTGCCAAGATTGCGGGTACGTACAGGCACAGCCTGTGGGGATTCGAGGTACTGACCGACAGGCTACAACGCTGCGCGCCACTCGGACTCGTTCGAACGCCAGGTGAACATGTATGTCTACCAGGAGAAGGtaggtgctgcgcgcccTGAGCGGAATACTGACTTCTAGATCGACGGTCAGAACCTGACGGACATCATCAACGAGGAGCACACCAACAAGAAGTACCTCCCCAACGTGCAGCTCCCCGAGAACGTCGTTGCCATCTCGAACGTCGaggaggccgcgcgcgacgcgactCTTCTGATCTTCGTGCTGCCGCACCAGGTACGTTTTTGCTGCATGGAGAAGCTCACACGACAGTTCATTCTTAATGTCTGCAAGTCGCTCAAGGGCAACATCTCGCCCAAGGCCCACGCCATCTCCATGATCAAGGgtgtcgacgtgcgcgacaaCAAGATTAGCATTTTTGCCGACGTCATCCAGGAGGCTCTCGGCAtcccttgcgctgctcttAGCGGTGCCAACATCGCCAACGAGGGTACGTTACTTTTTTTTGCTCACAGCAGTCGCCCGCGACAAGTTCTCGGAGACCACCGTCGGCTACCGCCCCAaccagcgcgagcttgcCCTGTCCTACGTCAAGCTCTTTGACACCAACAACTTCCGCGTCGGCATGATCGACGATGTTGCCGGTGTCTCGCTCTGCGGTGCCCTCAAGAATGTCGTTGCCATCGGCGCCGGCTTCTGCGATGGTCTCGGCTGGGGTGACAACGCCAAGGGTACGTTTCCACTGACTAACCTTAGCTGCCATTATGCGCATTGGTCTTATGGAGATGAAGAAGTTCTCGCTCGAGTTCTTCCAGAACGTCAAGCCCGAGACCTTTACCGAGACCAGCGCCGGTATTGCTGACCTGATCACGACCTGTACGTATGGCGACACGACTGACCTCCAGGCTTTGGTGGCCGTAACCGCAAGTGTGCCGAGGCCTTTGTCAAGACTGGCAAGCCCTTCTCggtcctcgaggcggagctgCTCAACGGCCAGAAGCTCCAGGGTACCGAGACCGCCCGCGAGGTCTACCAGTATCTCTCGTCGCGCAACCGTGTCGATGCCTACCCTCTCTTCCGCACGATCTACAAGATCTCGTTCGAGGGCATGCCCCCGGCCCAGCTCACTTCCGACCTCTGAGTCGTGCGTGAATCCCATGCTCTTCACTAGCGCTCTGCGCTGAGGCGGGCCTTTGTTGCATACTGTGACGCTGGCACACGAGCATTCTAATGGACGTTTCACCGTGAATAGCTGCTCTATAGCGATTATTTGCCTTCCCAGAATGCTTGTTCGCGTGCGCCTTCCACCGTATCGCTTGGCGTGGGGACAAAGGTACGGCAGCGCGACTTGAATACCTCGAgtgagcggcggcggatgATGGACTCTACTGCGAGCTCGTTGCGCAGCTGTCGCTCCGTGAACTCTGCGCGGTTCTCCGCGCGGCTCCACGCAGGAGCGGGggcaggcgccgcgacaTAGTCCTTGTCGAGGCGGCTGTCGGGGTTCGTCGCGCCCGCGGCAGGGTTGGCGGCCTGGCCGTTGACTGCAATGCAGTAGCGGATGGTATCTTCACGGCGCACCCATAcgtccagcagctcgcgccaAAACGAGGCACAGACCGTGTCGTTGAGCGACGCGTAGGTCGACTTGCCGAgatcggccgcggccgccgacgaaaAACGCTTgtcgtgctgctgcaggagcgacggcggcgcggacgTGCCTGTATCACGAGAGCGTGCGGATGAGCGGTTCAGACGCAGCGTCACTCCATCGTCCAACGCACGGAACTGCCGCAAGAGGTCTGTGTGAGACGCACGCCGTACCTTTAAACTCCACGAGCTCCAAACAAatgctcggcgagacgtcgcgcacgctcggggGCGTGGGCACGGGCGCCGAAATCGACGTACTGCTCGACTCGGGCCCCGCGTCCGTGggctgcgtgcgcatcggTGGCGAAAAGTACACCTTCGGCACCATTCCTTCCAGCGTGGGTGGAGCCGGCCAAAGTGTTCCACGTGGCAAAGCACATGCACGGACGCAGCGGGCTCGGTGCGGGGCTGTCGTCTGACACGATCTCGGTCGTTCTTCACGATTTTCCGCCCTACTACACGTCTCCTTTTCCAAGCTACCAAGATGGCCACTGACGAGAACTGCATCTTTTGCAAGATCATCGCTGGCAAGATCCCCTCGCGCAAGTTCCTCGAGACGGAGAAGAGCTATGCCTTCCTCGGTACGTTGCACGACTAACGCAGATATCGGACCTTGCTCGCGGGGCCACAGCCTGATTATCCCCAAGCATCACGCTGCCAAGATGCACGAGCTTCCGGATGACAGCCTTGCCGACATTCTGCCGGTCGCCAAGAAGATTGCGATCGCCACGGGAGCGACCGACTACAACGTGCTGCAGAACAATggccgcatcgcgcaccAGGTCGTGGACCACGTGCACTGTACGTGTATACGCTAACGCAGTTCATGTTATCCCCAAGCCTACCGAAGAGCAAGGCCTAGTTGTCGGCTGGCCCTCGACCAAGCCTAACAACGAGGAGCTGGACGATGTACGTGGGGGGGTCTCACCACAGGTGTACAAGAAGATGATGGAGAAATTGTAGAGTATTGTACACACCTATAGACTAGAGATACATGGAACTGCCCAGGTACGCTTGGGCATGGGCCTGGCGCTGGAGGGGGTCCACCGGCGGAGCGGGGAGGACAGCCACCGTGGATATCCACTTGCCGGGTATCATGACCATCGGGACGTGGCGCTCAGAGCACACTTCGTCGGTCTGGGggtcgagcgtctgctCCACGGCCTCGTTGAGAATGGCATTGCCTTGCGAGTCTATGCACACAAGCATGCCACAAATCGCGCGTGGGCTGTCAGACAGCCGTATCCGGAGATGCTGCTCCAGGTAGCGGGTGCGGACGCGGTCTTCGGCCGCAGAGGCTTGCGGCGTCGCCATCCGGGTGGTGGTGAGACGCTTCCCCGCATCTTTTTTGCTGAGATAAGCGCATGGTTCGTTCCTCACGCACTGTGTAGGCGATGCAGCCAGACGGCGGGGAGCCTGCCGAGGCCTCGCCGGTCTTTAAGAAGCGGGGGCACCGTGGAAAAGTGACCAAGATCTCAGCCACAGCCTTGCCGGACGATGCGGCAGATAACGCGTCGCCAGATGATGGAGAAAAATCGGCTAGGTACGTGCACCGACTTACCCAGTccggcggtcgacgagctcgtcacCCTGCGCAACCTCTTGCGCAAGCCAACAGGCATCGAGCTCAGCCAGCTCAACCAAGGTGACACGAAGAAAAAGGGGGGAGAGCAGGGGACAGCTGCGGGAGGAGACGCGCATGCCAATGCCATACACAAACTCGTGCACAAGGACCATTTTCAgggcgagacgcgcgccaTGGATGTGGACAAGCACATGTACGCACCTGCGCTTACCCAGGATGGACTATGTCGAGTCAGAAATGCGCAAGCGGAAATTGGGCGACGGGGGCGACATGTCGAAAGAAGGGCTTCAAAAACGCATGGTAGACCCGGCAGACGAGCTCTTCCAAGTCGCGGAAAAGTACCGCAAGCTGCAGCGTGAGGCACAGAGCGAACTTCCTTCGCAGACATCTCGCCCTAGCGCCGAAGGCCACTCGACTCTAAGTGCTGCCATGCTCAGTAAGGTGCCCGAAATTGATCTCGGCATCAGTGCGCGCCTGCAAAACATTGAGGCCACAGAGAaggcgaagcgcgagctcTATGAAAAGCGACAGAGTGCGCCCAAgccggacgcgccgacTGGGCCTTGTATGTCCCTTGGCTAACCCAGTTTTCCGCGCCAACGcccgcacgccgtcggcacgcgacgaggcggcgcttttgcgagatgcgcgccgcgaggcccACGGCGAGCCGATACCCCCCCGCCCCGAGCCGCGTCCCCGGCACGAGCAGGCGAGCGATGACCGGGTGCTGGGCCGCTTTAAGAAGCGGCAGCGCTCGTTTCGGTAGCATAGTGTACAGGACGACTACGATCACTACGGAAGCATCGATTCTTcgtcgcgaggcggccgcgcccaGTCCCATAGCCGGACCgtgccgtcgtcggcacAGCTGGCGAGCAGGCCTTGTACCTTGTTCCACACCGTGCTGTATACCACGACCTGCTTGCGGCTGTAGTAGGCGTGCGAGGCGGGCAGTGCATCCATCGACGGCGCACCGAGACCCGTCGcagggcggcgcagcgtgccgtcTGTATGCGAAGCTTCGAAGCCGTGTCCTTCGAGGGTCTGCAAGACATTTGACGACTCGCGGTCCCACACATACACGAGGCCGTCCTCGGAACCACTGATCAAGAGGCTGGGGTGCGCAAAGGAGCACCGGATAAAGTTCTTCGACGTGTTCTGATGGCCCTTGAAGCGCTGCAGAGGGCGGAGCATACGCATGTCCCAGAGACGGTTCGAGTTGTCCTTGGAGCTGGTCAGGAGCTGCATTCCGTCCTCGCTCATCTCCACCGAGGTCACCTCGCCTAGGTGGCCAGGGAGCGTGCGGATGCACAGGCCAGACAAAGTGTCCCAGAACCGGATCGAAGTATCTTTTGCACCGCTCACAATCATGCGTCCTTGCGGCGAAAAGACGCCAGacgacacgccgagctggtGGCCCGGGAACATGCGGATCGCCGTGCCAGTGGCCAAGTCGTAGAGACGCACGAGCTTGTCGTAGCCACCGCTGAGCAAGTGCCCTTGGTCGGGACTAAAGCGGCAACAGTACACATCGCCGTAGCCACCGCGCAGGGTAAGCTGGGCGAGCGTCGACTCGGTACTCCAAATCTTCACTGTCGAGTCGCCACTCGCACTCGCAACAAAGGCGCCGTTGAGGGTCGCATCCACATCCCAAATACGGCTTGTGTGCCcttcgaggagcgcatcgcatTGTCCCGAATCGGTGTCCCACAGGCGCAGAGAGCAGTCGCTCGATCCACTGACCAGCTTGCGCCCGTCCTCGCCAACAAAGCGCACGCACTTGACGTTCTGTGCATGCCCATAGAGTGTCTTGCGACACCGGTTCGGCACGACAAAGCCCGAGTAGTCTTGCAGCAAGCTGTTGACCACAGGCACAGTGCGCTTCTGGTAGCGAGCAAACTCCACCTGGTAGGCCATCGACTGATGCAGCAGCgtgagcaggcggcggggCGGGACGTGCACAGTGCTCTTCTTCTCCGTTTCAGAGTTACCATTGGTGCCGCTGTGCCCCGCTTCTGTCGCAAACGGAGCATCACAGCCGGCAATCGtctcgcggtcgtcgcggtcCTGGTCGAGGATCGGCGAAAACTCGGCAACAAGGGCCTCACGAGCGGGCTGGATACCCTCCCAGGACCGGAAGGACGGTGCATCGGTCACCGAGCGAGCGGACAGCAGGTAGCACAGATCACCAAACTCGGCCGCATGGGGCTGGTagtgctcgagcggcttGAGTCGCTTCATTAGGAACGTAAACGCCTTTTGGAATTCACGGTGCTCAATATGCTCCAGGTACTGCTGCTTGTAAATCGCATAGAGGAACGCCTTGTGGTCCTTGAGCAGCGGCTTGGAGCACATCTTATCGACTTCCGACCAGTTTCCTTCCAAGAGGTAGTTGCGCAGCTTCCTGTGCTCTGCCATGGtatcctcgcgctcgcgaaTCTTGATGCCTGCCTCCTCGAGTAGCGCCtgacgagcggcgccaaAGCCTTCGTCGTAGAGCCACTGACTAATAATGCGCACAATGTCTTCCTTGATGCGCGGGCTGTTCCACGGCATGATGACCGAGTTCACTGTGTCGCCCACGTTTGTTGCACCGAGCGACGTTGATGTGTTTAGCGGGTTCGAATCTGAGGCC
This region of Malassezia japonica chromosome 8, complete sequence genomic DNA includes:
- the YHC1 gene encoding U1 small nuclear ribonucleoprotein C (EggNog:ENOG503P0JG; COG:A), which translates into the protein MGKHYCDYCDVFLTHDSTSVRKAHNCGRNHLQNVRDYYASLPPYEIQGVVDTLMKDYQKRGYPPPLELLGPYGRPPPMVRPPLGQGPITTPPPPLPTGAVPTVPPPSVRPPITVPPPNMSVPPPNMSVPPPNFAQPPPNFSQPPPSVARPPAH
- a CDS encoding uncharacterized protein (COG:L; EggNog:ENOG503NWUH) yields the protein MSQSLLAHLQHALIRIATISPRVLASPPTQPRRASVALIVRIRPAAEDESWLQSKWRHGEVKEEDAHYFPSMTQQDANGTLSTEARLRQFFSLPWVQRGTAELLFIKRAARENDQWSSHVAFPGGRRDEEDESGLYTAMRETWEEVGIDLAEKEFLQVGHLEDREITSSLGKRLLMILSPYVFLQLSPFSQPPHLQPSEVESAQWVPLNLLFTPKPKWGTIHIDFARHAPRSSAVRGMLRLLIGKMSFRCIELPNRPTALAEINENDPSVSTAGLMPKADLPDAKSEDDDGVTRQLTDSEQDYMEQCTPHLQLWGLTLGMTLDFLAHMSTHNMHLLPRDARSKTIVERVMAYTPSSWLLGAPDGGVPVRKAPSVVEVFPRFSYPDVNFWIWVFGWRYRVIQRGWERSIGTEMERRAHWSGLALAAF
- a CDS encoding beta-glucosidase (CAZy:GH3; COG:G; SECRETED:SignalP(1-21); EggNog:ENOG503NVBN); protein product: MLYTRTVLGLLALFHAAGVLANTPILPRDDSHGPEQPDTAPNLPEIPQVPFLGNDSMPYSAPFYPSPNTSTRGWWKEAVERARSDVDKLNVTDLVALVTGVGYGNGRCVGNIAAVPKIGFEGLCLQDSPAGLRQVDRATAFPDGMTTAATFSKELFYERGVAMAQEFRTKGAHVQLGPMINVARSPTAGRNWEGFGADPYVNGEAAFYTTLGMQSQGVQATLKHYLANEQEHFRNTGSSNLDGRTERELYLHPFLRGIQAGAVSVMCGYNLVNNSWACQNSELLNARLKTELGFQGYVMTDWGAHRSGVASANAGLDMSMPGGTSCCEFNLTSSYWGPNLTDAVTNSTVAKTRLDDMATRVLAAYYFLHQDKEYPKVNFDFIDHLNPATNEAVDATQDHDTIARTVGAAGSVLLKNERNALPLHKPRKIAVIGADAAPMLLGPNYYTDRIGPPSSIVGQGWGSGTVDYSYLISPYEALQHRARKDRTAINWSLDDYDLKNAQTVANYTDAALVFVTSLSGEGYGTVPQAPDGNMGDRNNMTLWNGGEELVKAVAAMHNNTIVVVHSVGAVLIEDWIEHPNITAVVFAHLGGSESGNSITDVLYGEYNPAGRLPYSIAKKREDYGAEVLYNDKAPHPQVNYTEGLLIDYRHIDAKRITPRFEFGFGLSYTNFSYADLDVDRVDGKHGGTWNGRWHGKRAPDGLPDWLFEPMYNISYSVKNTGERDGHEVPQLYLAFPPSSGEPPRVLRDFERVWVPKGKTVSLSHTLSHYDVSVWNTTQQQWLQPEGRIEVLVGASSRDIRLNATLYDP
- a CDS encoding uncharacterized protein (COG:T; COG:V; EggNog:ENOG503P5G9; TransMembrane:6 (i41-62o82-105i140-162o168-189i201-218o224-243i)), which encodes MSLARSAKLHARWAYGGWTDANRWKRAMGLVQMSSELRMGLLKGLLLSTAVCALVYFFRLTMLPSRTWYDEADSFENEDTSAVWVGSVSSAFWLYPLIAGSYLMASTWTTGVAEAAYSAQNVKVAGIRQRLQATTWVEHVCRLALIVNYSVVCFGLQCIPYLGPPLAFLVMSMVDGYFCFEQIWAVRGWSLEKRLRFSESHWSYLIGFGVPSTAVSFFHPSGLLNLMLFMLVFPICSVLALLADPQPQSTALGSQAAVLPTAPQADRSKELSLLLPARIPLFWPTVRFRRLLVAHVAPAISQYVPPAASSTPRKKYDQAGMPSSVPRRSAAQFVGGAWTSAPATPSPPVYEAPAQPAPWHASAVSIPMAADQSTLGARKFQKMA
- a CDS encoding uncharacterized protein (COG:S; EggNog:ENOG503PKYK), coding for MPKELPKVDLEHPSDLDYIINAVRKYALDAGKERLRARGLHGAASSLEDTLEHAVERWVYAARTRLMHNVLINGMTFSEYSKQAAATEPFDEALANKVDTLAEEVDELAERVVSCRKAIPTAYAQAVQRRSEALGTLADAREERRQRRLRTAKPRARFPALAKGEPLSVDLEAKGRSEDALRTVYTQLEQLRVLRDFVL